From the Thermoanaerobaculia bacterium genome, the window TTTCCCGGCCTCCGCTTTGAGGCCGAGCTTACCCACGTAGAACTCCCTGGCCTTCCCGACGTCCCGAACCGCGATCGTGGCGACCGCTTCCTTGTCTGCGAGCATCCCATCCTCCTGACGAAAATGCGTTCCTCGGTTTGCCGATCCGCAAACCGTCGTCGGCATGCACGGACCGTTCCAGGCGAGCCGGACGGATCGGAATCCGTCCGCTACAATCGGCAGCGCGAGCAATCATGCCGACGACCCAGGCCGATAAAGCCGTACGATTCCACGCCCTCCATGAACGCCCGGGCGCGTTCGTCATCCCGAACCCCTGGGATGCGGGAACGGCGAGGATCCTCGAGAGTCTCGGTTTCGAGGCGCTCACGACGACGAGCGCCGGGCTCGCGTTCGCGCTGGGCAGGCCCGACGGATCGGTCGGACGCCAGGAGACTCTCGAAAACGCGCGGCAGATCGTCGAAGCGACCGATCTCCCGGTCGCGGCGGATCTCGAGAACGGGTACGGGGATTCGCCGGCGGAGGCGGCGGAAACGATCCGCCTCGCCGGGCGGGTTGGCCTCGTCGGCGGGTCGATCGAAGATCGGTCGGCAAGCCCGCGGCGGATCTACGACCTCGACCACTCCGTCGAGCGCGTCGCGGCCGCCGTCGAGGCCGCGCGAGCGTTGCCGTTTCCTTTCATGCTGGTCGCCCGGGCCGAGAACTTCCTCGAAGGGCGGCCGGACCTCGACGACACGATCCGGCGCCTGCAGGCATACGAGTCCGCCGGCGCGGACGTCCTGTACGCCCCCGGCCTCACGACCGAGGAGCAAATCCGCGCCGTCTGCTCGGCGGTCTCGAAACCCGTCAATGTCGTGATGGGGCTGCGGAGCGCCCATTTCTCGGTCGCCGAGCTCGCCGGGATGGGAGTCAAGCGAATCAGCGTCGGCTCGACGCTCTCGCGCGCCGCGCTCGGCGCGTTCATCCGCGCGGCCGAGGAAATGCGGGATCACGGGACCTTTCATTTCGCGGACCAGGCGCCGCCGTTTGCCGAACTGAACGACCTGTTCGGACGGCGTTCGACATAAAGGCGTTCCGCTGGCGGTTATGGCTTTTCGATCAGGACGTGCCGGCCGACCGTGTCGAGCGTCACGACGAAGTCCTTGAGAATCGAGTTTCCCACGTTGACGTCCCACGGCTTCCCGTCGTGTCCGGTGTTCGGCAGCCAGAAGATCGCTTCGGGATCCGCGACGCGAATGCCTCCCAGATCGAGGCTCTCCACGTGCCCTTCGCGGCTCGAGTAAGTACCGCGGTAACCGGTTCCCCGAGCTTCCTTCCCCCCGCTCGCCGCGGCGTCGAGGCCGAGCGCATGAACGGCCTCGGGCGTGATCTTCAGCGAACCGTTCGACCCGGTGTCCAGGATCGCGCGGACGGGCTTTCCGTCGACGCGCACGCCGTCGAGCTCGACGTCGTCTTCGTACCGAGAAGGCAGAATCGCCCGCCGGCCGCGCGCCGCCACGGCGTCGGGAGACCGCGCCAGAAAGCGCATCATCTTCCGGGGAAAGTCGAACTGAACGACTCGCCCGTTCAAGAAACTCTTCCCCAGGACGAGGCGGATCGGCCGGCCGAGCGTCGCCCCGATCTTCGCGATGGACCCGCCCGCCAGGACTTCCACGTTCACCGCCGTGACGGAACCGACGCGAACCGAGGCAAGACGGGTTTCGAAGGCTTTGACGGTCTGCGTTCCGCCTCCGTCGATCTCGCCTCCCCTTCCGAGTCTCAAGCCGAGCTCCTTCGCGAGCGCGATGTCGATCGCGGACGGATCGGTTCCGGTGTCGATCATTGCCAGATACGGTCCGCGATCCCCGAGATGGACCGGCACCAGGATCACGTTGTGGAAGAGCTCGAAGGGAACGTCGGCCGGCAAGCCCGCGGCGATTGCGCACCCCGCCGTGAGGAACAAGATCGCACAGGCTGTCACAATCTTGCGGTTGCTCATTCACCCTCCCGTCCCTTCGCGGCCCCGGTAACCGTTACGCACGCGCCGGGTGAATGTTCTCCGGTCGGGTGGTTCGGGCGACCGGCGCGAGATTCGCCGTTGGAGAAGAGCCCGGCGAACCCGCGATTCTCGTTGCCGTGATCTCGACCCATGCGCCATCTCACCGACGAGGCCGCTCTGCAGGAGACCCAC encodes:
- a CDS encoding isocitrate lyase/phosphoenolpyruvate mutase family protein: MPTTQADKAVRFHALHERPGAFVIPNPWDAGTARILESLGFEALTTTSAGLAFALGRPDGSVGRQETLENARQIVEATDLPVAADLENGYGDSPAEAAETIRLAGRVGLVGGSIEDRSASPRRIYDLDHSVERVAAAVEAARALPFPFMLVARAENFLEGRPDLDDTIRRLQAYESAGADVLYAPGLTTEEQIRAVCSAVSKPVNVVMGLRSAHFSVAELAGMGVKRISVGSTLSRAALGAFIRAAEEMRDHGTFHFADQAPPFAELNDLFGRRST
- a CDS encoding retropepsin-like aspartic protease, encoding MSNRKIVTACAILFLTAGCAIAAGLPADVPFELFHNVILVPVHLGDRGPYLAMIDTGTDPSAIDIALAKELGLRLGRGGEIDGGGTQTVKAFETRLASVRVGSVTAVNVEVLAGGSIAKIGATLGRPIRLVLGKSFLNGRVVQFDFPRKMMRFLARSPDAVAARGRRAILPSRYEDDVELDGVRVDGKPVRAILDTGSNGSLKITPEAVHALGLDAAASGGKEARGTGYRGTYSSREGHVESLDLGGIRVADPEAIFWLPNTGHDGKPWDVNVGNSILKDFVVTLDTVGRHVLIEKP